In Thermobaculum terrenum ATCC BAA-798, one genomic interval encodes:
- a CDS encoding PH domain-containing protein: MEEVVYDKREQLEKISPFVRPQEQLRAVFDMKGGGTGFLAITDKRLIFYDKAFLGRRKAVVTIPLSKVTRVASEDDRGTFLSPKLFVSSRLTVCVGSECYEFEFRGADKAHLAYELIIDGLL, encoded by the coding sequence ATGGAAGAAGTAGTGTACGACAAGCGAGAGCAGCTGGAGAAGATATCGCCCTTCGTGCGTCCCCAGGAGCAGCTGCGGGCGGTGTTTGACATGAAGGGGGGAGGCACAGGCTTCCTCGCCATCACCGACAAGAGGCTGATATTCTACGACAAGGCTTTCCTTGGCAGACGCAAGGCCGTGGTCACGATCCCCCTCTCCAAGGTTACTCGAGTGGCATCCGAGGACGACAGGGGCACGTTCCTGTCGCCCAAGCTTTTTGTGAGCAGCCGGCTGACGGTGTGCGTGGGCAGTGAGTGCTACGAGTTCGAGTTCAGGGGCGCGGACAAGGCCCACCTGGCGTACGAGTTGATCATCGACGGCCTGCTGTAG
- a CDS encoding trans-sulfuration enzyme family protein: MTRERRGLQTRLIHADEELNDSSAISPPIYQTSTYRLSSPEEGARLGAEIAPAKFYTRYGSPNTKQVERVLADLEGAEAALATGSGMAAITVALMSNLQAGDHVVAQRTHYTATITLLAEVLPRYGVEVTQVDQRRPEEFERAIRHNTRVVYTESPTNPTLDVTDLRFAAELAHAHGAIAITDNTFASSYNQQPIALGYDLVVHSATKYLGGHSDVTAGVVAGRRDLVERAWEYLRVYGPVLHPFEAWLLLRGLRTYGLRMREHNRNAMEVARFLEGHPAVERVYYPGLPSHPQHELARRQMPGGFGGMLSFELKGGYDAAYRAIGRTRVCALGVSLGGVETLITHPASMVYAHNSEAELRAAGISPGLVRLSVGLEDVEDIIEDLEQALS; the protein is encoded by the coding sequence TTGACCAGAGAGCGCAGAGGGCTGCAGACCCGCCTGATACACGCTGATGAGGAGTTGAACGACAGCTCCGCCATCTCCCCGCCCATCTACCAGACCAGCACCTATAGACTCTCGTCGCCTGAGGAGGGCGCAAGGTTGGGGGCAGAGATCGCTCCCGCCAAGTTCTACACCCGCTACGGCTCCCCAAACACCAAGCAGGTGGAGAGGGTACTTGCCGATCTAGAGGGGGCCGAGGCCGCGCTAGCGACGGGCAGCGGGATGGCCGCCATCACCGTGGCCCTAATGTCCAACCTGCAGGCTGGCGATCACGTCGTTGCCCAGCGCACACACTACACAGCTACGATCACCCTCCTGGCGGAGGTGCTGCCTCGGTACGGGGTGGAGGTTACACAGGTGGACCAGCGCCGCCCGGAGGAGTTCGAGCGGGCGATACGCCATAACACTCGCGTGGTATACACCGAGAGCCCGACCAATCCCACGCTGGATGTAACGGACCTGCGGTTCGCTGCCGAGCTGGCGCACGCCCACGGTGCGATAGCGATCACCGACAACACGTTCGCGTCTTCTTACAACCAGCAACCGATAGCCTTGGGGTACGACCTGGTGGTGCACTCCGCTACGAAGTACCTGGGAGGACACTCCGACGTCACGGCTGGGGTGGTGGCCGGCAGGAGGGATCTGGTGGAGCGAGCCTGGGAGTACCTGAGGGTGTACGGCCCCGTGCTGCATCCCTTCGAGGCTTGGCTGCTGCTCAGGGGGCTGCGCACGTACGGCCTGCGCATGCGCGAGCACAACCGCAACGCCATGGAGGTGGCGCGCTTCCTGGAGGGGCATCCTGCAGTGGAGAGGGTCTACTACCCGGGGCTGCCCTCACACCCGCAGCACGAGCTGGCTCGCAGGCAGATGCCTGGCGGGTTCGGCGGCATGCTCTCCTTCGAGCTCAAGGGGGGCTACGATGCCGCTTACAGAGCTATTGGGCGCACCAGGGTGTGCGCTTTGGGAGTCAGCCTGGGTGGTGTAGAGACGCTGATCACCCATCCAGCCTCGATGGTCTACGCCCACAACTCCGAGGCGGAGCTCAGAGCAGCCGGCATATCGCCCGGCCTCGTGCGCCTCTCTGTGGGGCTGGAGGACGTGGAGGACATCATCGAGGACCTGGAGCAGGCGCTGTCATAG